Genomic window (Actinomycetota bacterium):
CCTCTGGGCTCATCGCTCCTTCGCGAGCTGGGGGCGTCGCCGCGGTCGAGCGTCGGCGGTCCTCCCGTGCAGCACGAACGGCGGCGGCCCACGCGGCGGGACGGGACGAGGGCCAACCTGCCCCGTCCTTCGCTAGGTTCGTCATTCCTTCCCCCGAGTGCCCGTCCCCCCGAGCGCACGGAAGTCTGCCGGACACGAGGGACGGCGCGCCAGCCACGCCTCTCGGCGACGACGATCAAGCGCCGGCTTGTCCGCTGCGTTCCAGTGGAGTCGGGAGCATGCCGTTGTTCCCGGCGGCGTTGTTCCCCGCGGCAGCCGTCGACTTCTTGAGCGTGTCGAGAATCGACAAGCCCTGCCCGACGAGCCCGGCGACGACCTCGTTGATCCCCTCGGTGCCGTTGAGGATGGTCAGGTTCGACCCGGCGATCCCCTGGGCCGCGGCCTGCACGATCGACGGAAGCGCCTCGATGATGCGGTTGGCTGCAATGAGCTCCTGGTTGCCGTCCCTCAGCGAGCCGGCCCGGGCCTTGTTGGCGTCGGCTTGCGCGTCCGCGGTCGTCCGCTCGGCGTACGCGGTTCCGTCCGCTTGGATCTTCACCGCTTGGGCTTCGGCCTCCGCGAGCGTCGTCCTGCGGTAGGCGTCTCCCTCCGCACCGAACTTCGCCTGGTCGCGCTGAGCCTCGGCCAGGGTGCGCTGCTTGTACGCCTCTGCGTCGGCGGGCCGGCGGACGTCGGCCTCGAGGCGTTGGGCGGCGAGGTCGGCTTGGCGTTGCGCCAGGGCCGTCTGCTGCTCGATGACGTCCTGCGACGCCTTCGCCTCGGCGAGCAGTCCCGCCTGGGCGGCCTGGGCGTTGGCTTGCTCGGTCTCAGCTTGGAACCCTGCACGTTTGATGGCGGTGTCCCGCTCGTACTGGGCCTTCAGGGCCGCGGCCTGCTGTTCCCGCTCTGCTGCCTCCTGGTCGGCCTTCGCCTGGGCGATGCGCGCCTGGCTGGCCACTGCGGCGGCATGCGGGGCGGCGAGGTTGTTGATGTAGCCGGAGGCGTCTTCGATCTCTTGGATCTGCAGCGCGTCGACGACGATGCCCAGCTTTTCCATCTCGGCGTGACTGCCGTCCTTGATCTCCTGGGCGACGCGATCGCGCTCCCGGATGATCTGCTCGACGGTGAGGCCGCCGATGATGGACCGGAGGTGGCCCGCGAAGACCCGACCGACGAGCTCCTCCATGCGATTCTGCTCGGACAGGAAGCGGCGGGCGGCGTTGGCGATCGACACCGCGTCGTCGCCGACCTTGAACACGGCGACGGCCCGAACCTTGAGGCGGATGCCCTGGTTCGTGACGCAGTCCTCGACGATCTCGGCCTCGCGCAACGCCAAGGCGAGGATTCGAGCCTTCTGCTTGACCGGGAGGACGAAGCTTCCGTGCCCGGTGACGATGCGGAACTGCGTGTCCTGCGCTTGGCGCTTCGAGCCAGAGATCAGCAGGGCCTCGTTCGGCGCCGGAACATGCCAGAAGAACATGGGGACTCCTTTGGTGACGGGCTACGGGAAGGGCGTGACGATGACCGAACGTGCGGACGTGCAGTCGATGACCAGGACGCGGGTGTGCTTCTCGATCTCCTCGTCCGACCAGGCCGCGAATGCCTCCGTCCCGCCACGTACCGGAAGGAGCACCTCACCCGGACCATCGGCCGGGATGGGGACGGTCACCCACCCGACCATGCCGAGCACGCTCTGTTCTGCGTCAGCCGGCACGCCCGACCGCCGTCATTGCCCTCTGCCGCATCTCGACTCCTTAGCAGTGGCCACTCTACCGAGTGGTGACGGAAATGATCTGAGCCCCATTCCGGGGTCGATCCGTCGGGTCAGGAGCGCCGAGGCCTCGCCGGAAGCTGGTTGATCGCGTGATGGCCGGCGCCCCAGAGGTGCTGGACCGCGTAGGCGCGCCACGGGCGCCACCTTCGGGCTCGTTCGGTCAGGGCAGCAGGCGAGCTCGGTAGTCGCCGCGTCTTCGCCCCGAGCCGGACACCCAGATCGGTCGGAAGAAACGCATCGGGATCGCCGAGCGCGCGCATCGCAATGGTCGAGCGCGTCCACGGTCCGACTCCCGGAACGTCGGCGAGTCGTTCGAGCGCGGTGCCCCACTCACCACCCACGCTGAGATCGACCTTGCGTCGGCGAGTGCCTGGGCGAGCGCGATGAACGTGCGACGCCGGCTGCCGGGCATCGCCAGCGTGGTGGGGTCGACCTCGGCGATGGTCGTGGTCGCGGGGAAGAGATGCGTGAGACCGCCGCTGGGGTCGTCGATCGGCTCACCGGACGCGACGACGAGCCCGCCCGCGAGTGTGCGTGCCGCGGCGGTGCTGATCTGCTGTCCCAGCACGACGCGGAGCGCGAGCTCGTGCTCGTCGACCGTCCGCGGGACCCGTGGACCGGGTGACGCCTTGATCAGCGGTCGCAGAGCAGGATCCTTGGCCAGCGCGGCATCGACTGCGACCGGGTCGGCATCGAGGTCCAACAAGCGTCGGCAGCGCGCGATCGCAGTGGAGAAGTCCCGCATGTCGGTGAGGGTGAGCCGGCAACTGACGTGGTCGCGCTGTGGTGAGAGGGCGACGATCCCCGACCCGAACGGCAGGCGCATCGTGCGCCGGTAGGCACCGTCGCGCCACTCTTCGACCCCGGGCACAGCCGTCGCCGCGAGGTGGCCGAAGAGGCTGTCGGGCCAGAGGGGCGATCAGAACGCGAGCCGCACCGTCACGGACCCGGGCGTCGACGGCGCCCTGACCTCGGCCGCTGCCCGCAGCGCGGAGGGCGACGTCGCGAACACCTCGCGGACGGTGTCGTTGAACTGCCGGATGCTGCCGAATCCCGCCGCGAAGGCCACATCGCTCATCGAGAGGACCGTCGTCTCCAGCAGCACCCGAGCGGCCTGCGCTCGTTGCGCGCGCGCGACCGCGACCGGTCCCGCCCCGAGAACCGCGGTCATCTGACGCTGAAGCTGCCGGCGGCTGTATCCGAGGCGGTGGGCGAGGCCGTCGACTCCCTCGCGATCCACGATTCCGTCCGCGATGAGACGGAGCGCGCGCGCGACGAGGTCAGATCGTGTGTCCCATTCGGGCGAGCCCGGGGCGGCGTCGGGACGGCAGCGCTTGCACGCACGGAACCCGGCTGCCTGTGCGGCGGCCGCGGTGGGCAGGAACCGCATGTTCTCGGGCTTGGGCGGAGCGACCGGGCAGCTCGGCCGGCAGTAGATGCCCGTCGTGACCACCGCGCTGACGAACTGTCCGTCGAAGCGGCCGTCGTTCGAGAGCACGGCTCGCAAGCACCGCTCGGTGTCCCGGAACACGGCCCCAGTGTGCCTGCGCGGGGGCGAGCTTCTCTAGCGGAAATGCGACATCGAGTCGACGGGTGGTCCGCTGCGTCCGGCTTGGTGACGATCAGGCGCCGGTGAGCTTCGCGACGATGGGTGCGAAGTCACTGGCCTTGTCGCCGGGCACCACCGTGTAGGAGTAGCCCCACCGCTCCCGTCGTTCGAGGAGCCGTTCGCCGATCTCGGTCGGCGCTCCGACCAGGCTGAGCGGCGATGCGA
Coding sequences:
- a CDS encoding flotillin gives rise to the protein MFFWHVPAPNEALLISGSKRQAQDTQFRIVTGHGSFVLPVKQKARILALALREAEIVEDCVTNQGIRLKVRAVAVFKVGDDAVSIANAARRFLSEQNRMEELVGRVFAGHLRSIIGGLTVEQIIRERDRVAQEIKDGSHAEMEKLGIVVDALQIQEIEDASGYINNLAAPHAAAVASQARIAQAKADQEAAEREQQAAALKAQYERDTAIKRAGFQAETEQANAQAAQAGLLAEAKASQDVIEQQTALAQRQADLAAQRLEADVRRPADAEAYKQRTLAEAQRDQAKFGAEGDAYRRTTLAEAEAQAVKIQADGTAYAERTTADAQADANKARAGSLRDGNQELIAANRIIEALPSIVQAAAQGIAGSNLTILNGTEGINEVVAGLVGQGLSILDTLKKSTAAAGNNAAGNNGMLPTPLERSGQAGA